Below is a window of Pseudochaenichthys georgianus unplaced genomic scaffold, fPseGeo1.2 scaffold_1635_arrow_ctg1, whole genome shotgun sequence DNA.
ttgtgcttgtcttatattttACTTCttaaatgtaaacatatattacacagtagtattcatgtgttaattaaagttggaaacatATCTTAGTTGATCAGAAAAAGCCCAAtgacttatttacataacaagcttgaaataaacccttcctatttctccttattataatcaatctgaggcttctgttttaagggataAGCTGCAAACACTCACAAGCatcctacatttgattgattttgctaacttataactgaacttatacctctagtgagtggcccagcccttcatatatttgtatgtggccctcggttaaaaaagtttggacacccctggcctatactattttaaatgtttatagTTTATTGAAATTGTCGGCATTTCGCAAGAGTCCTGTTTACAGGGTATGTGGATGCGTTTAAGTAAAGCCAAACAAGTATGTGTTACTTACCTTAAACTCCTCCTGAATTGTGTCAGTACCAATTCTAATGTGGCTGGTGCACCAGAGCCCTCTGGTGGCGAACCAGTGTAAGGATCCTCCAAGTATCACCACTACTGTTGAGTGTTGTTGGCCACGTTTTTGCTTAAGcttctaaaaaacatcagtagTATGAATTAACATTACCTTTCCAGCTGAAAAAAGGCTACTTCTGAGGACACGTCTCAATCATCAGTGATAACCATTTAGGAAAGTCCAAACCAATGTTTATACTTGTTTTCTGTCGACGAATGTCCCTTTTGCTTCCACTAGGATTCATGTACCCTCTTTGTTTTTCTCCGGGATCCGATTAATTTCCTCATAACATCTTTCTAAATAAAGTAATATGTGTACTTCCTTCTTTAATCCACTATGAATGCTAGGATGTGTATCCCCTCAATGCACTGGCCCTTTAATGAAATATCAGTTATTTGGATTTTTTTTATCAGAAGATTATTTTAGGGCAATGCCAAGGAAAACATGGagcaaataaaagaaaaaacGATATTTGTTTAAATTATTTTGTTATCCAAATTTAAACCGGATATCTGGTTGAGAAAATGTTTCCCAGAATAATGTCCGGCAGCCACCGATTTATGTTCCTCTATCACGTTGATAATGGCGTTTTAAAACCATACTTCGGATCTTTTCATCTGTTCCATTTCCATACGGTATTGCATTTCTACGGAAGCTGCTGCTAAGTGATAATGCGAGTATTAAGACAATATGGTTGTAAACAATACGATGAGGGCGCATGAAGGTTCCGGTTGACACCCGGACACAAACAAACGGGAGCACAAACTGAAAGGAGTAGGTTTGCGGGTTTGCTGCAGATTCACTGAGGTGTGTATTTAATTCTAAATAACCACTTCTGTTGTAGTAACGTTATTAGCATCTATGAGCATCTATTAGCATGCCTTATCTACACTATTTGcagatgtgtgcgtgtgttcccTTGTCGCTAATGTTATTCTGCCTGGCGTCATatatgggagaagtactcagatcttgtacttaagtaaacgtagaagtaccagcgtgtaggaatactctgttacaagtacaaTTACACAAATATTAGCagtaaaatatacttaaagtaccaaaagtactaGTCCTAGATTTATTTACCTAACTAAAGGATAGCTTGTAATGTTACTCCAGGTATAACTAAAGTCCTTTGTAGGCTATGTgttttttgtgtttcacattattaatcacaatctgcaaagtaactaaaggtattaaataaatgcagtggagttaaagtacacaatgtacctctgaattgtagtggagtagaaataagaagtagcaaaacattcagTAAATTACAGGTTTCTGTAAATTGTGCTTAAGTACAGTACCTGAGTAAATGTACCAAGTTCCTTCCCACTTCTGGCGAGTTACCTGCAGACAGGTGATACTTTTTTCATGTTTTTCTCTTCACAGTGTCCCGTCTCTTATGGATTCACTCAACACGTTTGAATCTGAGATGGAGGCTGATGGGCAGGGGAGCTACTCTCTGTTTCCTGCACTGGACAGCATTGCAAGTCTATCTGGGGCCGCTGAGACTCTGGAGAGGTTGTAGAAGATAGAAACCTGTACAATAACTGCTTTTGGATACAGAACATACACTGTGAAATATATGATAAGATAATTAGATATAATAATCATTTAAGATTGCATAGTGGTATTGCTACAGTACAGAATAGCATCCCTGGGAGTTCAGAAACAGGTTTGAATGCCAAGGAGGttaacacatacgaggaatgtgCCTTGTTGTATACATAAGCACAGTCAAAGaagatacattttttaaaaaggaCCATCAAATAAAACAATGATAAACTAAAACTATTATAAATATAGCAATATTTACGTGCATTATAGATGAAATATAGATATGCccgtacaaataaaatagaataaaagaaaaatatgtgcATTGATATGACAAGTGGAAAGCCGTGCAAATACAACAGGTGTAATGAAATTATAAAACAAATCAGAGGGGATTTAAAAGTGCTTTTAGATTCTTGACCTATATCATTTGAGTTGATTTAAATTCCTTTTTTAACATCATTTAATATAAAATAATCTATATCACACATGTTAAGTTCGAAATATATACATAGTAGTTCAGTGATGCGGTTTTATTGATATACTGATATAATCATATTTCACATGTATTGACTTCCAAgtagaaataaataataattacgAAATACAATATTGCACTGGATGATAATAAACCATGTCTTATTGCAGCGAACCGCCCAGTGACATTGCAGAGAAGCCAAACCTCACATGGCTCGACGCTGCACAGGTATTTACTATTTACTCAGTTTGGTGTTACTAAAACAATTTACCACAATCAAGTATTTGGAGATTTTTTGGTAAATGTTTTTGTTGGCTTCTCCTGTCTGTGATGTAGATTGTATTGGAAGAAGCGGGACGTCCTATGCACATAAAGGAGATAAAACAGAGAATCATCGACAGGGGACTTGTTCAATCCAAGTAATCCTCGTTATTTTTACAAAATGTTTGCCTAATTTGCTCATATGTTCATCCACATCGTGAATAATACATTTTTTGAGTAGACCATAACACTTGATACAATTAGACTCTGCTTATCTTGTTGTTTTCTTCTCGGCAGcgcaaagtccagtctggaggCAGTCATGTACCGCGAGGTAAGAATGGTGTTTAAGAGGCAGTCTGACAGCAACCTCTGCTGTTGAGTGTGATGACGTGCACCTCCATTTAACATGTGTGTCAGTTCAGTCTATACAGTACATGTGTATCTGTTATTTCTGCCACTATCTTTTCTTTCTCCATGTTTTGCCATCTTGCTTCTTTAGGCTTATTTCACGACTTTCAAAAGAGACCGACATTTCTGAGCTGCAGTCGAAACAAACAATGCTCTGTGCTCAAATACAGAAGCCTTAAACCTGCTGTATCTAATAGTGGTGAAATTCATCTAAAATGGCTTTTGGGAACAAAAATGTGGCTATTATAGCCCTGTGCATTGGCCTGAGTCTCACTATATGTTTCAGACACAAAAAGGCAGCAGGAGATTCAAGAGGATTGAGAACAGAAACGGAGTTTTTGCACTGCTGGTGAGTTAAATCGGACACTATCGCCAAATTCACACGAAACCCAAACAATAATTAGATCCTGAAATTGCATTAAATCTTTTATGCCAGACTATTGGTCGTGAATACATACTGACAGTCCACACAAGATCTGGATCCAAAACTGTAGTTCGATTATATAGATTAACTGTATTAACTAACTTGGTAGTTGCGAATATTTAATGCTCTCTGGCACTCTGATAAGCTGGTGTAATgtgataatgtaatgtaataggaTATCTGCTATTTATTAGCTTACTTTAATAACATGCTTGTAAAGGACATAAGGGCTGACTTGAATTACTCTGCACTACTAATAAGCCTTCAATATTTGTGTAACTGCTATAGTAATAATACTTTCACCATAGAGGCTGAAGGTGAACAGGGTTAAATGTTgatcagcagcaggatctgtgaGCCATATTAGAGATGAATTCAAAGTCAAACAattttatataatttttttcAGTTTTGAAGATGCACATTTTGGTTTAAGTTACTTTCACTGTTTGTCATACAGCAGTTTAAATGTAAGCTCCATCAGTGTTATTTTATCGTTCACATGTCAGTCTGTATTTTCATCCATCATCCTTAAGGCCACACAAGCATCAGCCTCAGGTTCACCTTGTGCAGATGAACACATCTGGGTCCTGTGTTTCCCCACAGACGGACGAGGAGAGGCAGCAGGCTCTGCAGGCCTACACTGCGCAGTCTTTCCTCGGCTCTCCGCAGCACAACACCCTCTCCAGTTCTGGATCAGGGGCCTCGGCACACGCCTTCCCATCCCCCACCAGTTCCTCAGAGCACAGGACCAATATGAAGAGGGGTCCACGGAAAAAACTAAATGAAAAGTACAGACTCAAGTACCTCAGACTGCGTAAAGCAGCCCGCGCCATGATATTTGTGAGTGAACTGTGGACCCATGGAAAGCTATGAGTGTTTTTTGTGTTGTCTTTAACAGCATGCTTAAGGCTTTTGGTATGATATTGAAAAGATTGTTAGAACCTTTCAATCGTTAATAGTCTGCagtttcatttttttaatttaggtTATTCTCAGGATCAGTTTCATTGCTGTAATACAATTTTTTCTACAGGAGAATGCAGCTCTCTGTGACGAAGTCGCCCATTTAGAAGAGAAGTTCCTAAGAGCTAAGGAGGAGCGGAGGTGAGCGGATATGTTTCTGCTATGCTTATGTTTTCCATGAAGTTTAAAAATGTGTGTCTtcacagggtgtccgcggggtcttaaaaagtattacaagttgataaatcaatttagcgaaaattaaggctattaaaaagtattaaacggcattttccaaagtattacattttgtagcttgtttccaataagtatataaatggtccaaagaggttgtattctacagtctgcctgaatgtaatcatggtgtaggtgtgtagtgtgattctgtgtagtttatttatggcatcccgttggatttgacgtcatctgaacacgacatcgcacgctcactgcttgatagcgcgcgaaggtccgtttacgccggttgttaaacaacatcgttatggggaaatgcaagtctgcgtccaaacggttggaagataaggaggaaggacaatcaatactgtatatagtcaatgtgaggtgaagtgtgtcgccaatgtaaccggttaaaactctaagtggcgatgaggtcttaaaatgtatggaaggggtcttaaaaaaggtcttacatttgacttcaggattcctgcatatacgcTGCTTCAGCGAGGACTGTTTTTTCTTCTAATATTGAACATGATGAATGTGCTGTTGTGATTGTTAGAAGTAGGACTTGAAGTTAAGTGTCATCAAGTCATCTCTTTTAACAAAAAACGTATGAATTTTCATTTCAAGGTTCTTACTGAAGTCATTGCTGCAGTACCAGTCTTTGACAGAAGGAGATATGCTACCAACACCTAGCTCTAGCGCTCATCCACCTGTTCCTCCTGCAGCTTCAACCTCAGGGGCTTCAGGCCTGTCTGGGGGGCATAGCCTGGCCTCAGTGGTGTCAACAGGGGAAGAGGGATCTCTTAAAAAACCCAAGAAGGAAAGGAAAGAGCGAGGCAAGGAAAATGGAAAAGAGGAATGTGAGTGCCATGCATATTGAGGATATATGTCATTGAAATGGTGCACATTTATCTTTCGGACAGTTAGCCCATTATGTCATACGATCTATTTTTTTCTTCAGTTCCAAAGAAGATGACTAAGAAGAGAAAGCTAGCAGACGGGTCTCGCAAGCTGGTGCAGCCCATCCATCTGGACTCATCTGGGCGTCCTGTCTTTCCCATCGTATTGGGAGGATTAACCGTCTACAGCCTGGGAGAGGTCCGTTATCTTTATCCtaccattttatttttaaatacctacttttttttgttttaaatgaagTATTAtaagttttacattttcaagttACCCTctcaacagcctctttaatttgACACTACTCACCAAATACAAACTTTTTTGACTGATTTCCAGATCATCACAGACAGAATGCTGTTCCATGATGAGTGTGCCATTTACCCGGTGGGCTTCTGCAGCACTCGAGTCTTTGCCAGCATGAAAAACCCCGACCAGCAGTGCCTCTACACCTGCCAAATCAAGGATAGTGGAGCAGGTCCACAGGTACGCACTTTTTATTGAAGTCAGGTTTGCCAAGTGCAAACAAGAAAGGGAAAAGCATAAAGGAAAAGGAATAGTCATTATTTAAGAATTGAATTATTTAGATCCAAGTCTCCACAAGAAAGTTGCCACTTACTACCTGTTGAGTTTCATTCAgtttgaatacatttgtttactGACACATGCAATCTGATATTGTCCCCCATAGTTTGAGATTGTGCCTGAAGAAGATCCTCAGAATGCCATCGTGGCCACCTCGGCCCTCACATGCCACTCCAATTTACTGAAGGTCATCGCGTCGGTCAGGTACCAACATTTACCACAAAGACTTGGATTTATTGGCATACCTTTTTGAATGAAATCATAATCTGTCAACTTGTCCTTTTCTTAGTTCCAAGTCTGTGGTGCCCATCATGCCCTCAGGAGCTGATTTCTTCGGCTTCTCACACCCAACCATCCAGAATCTCATCCAGAGTTGTCCTGGAGCACGCAAATGTAGCAAGTAAATATGAAACACACCATGCAGAACATCATTTAAGAATATGAATAACAACATTGTAGGcttcagctggaaagcagtagGCTTGTTGACCTTAGTTTTTTATCACTATAACAAAGACCTGGTGTAGAAGAAGTAAGTTT
It encodes the following:
- the tbrg1 gene encoding transforming growth factor beta regulator 1 isoform X1, whose protein sequence is MDSLNTFESEMEADGQGSYSLFPALDSIASLSGAAETLESEPPSDIAEKPNLTWLDAAQIVLEEAGRPMHIKEIKQRIIDRGLVQSNAKSSLEAVMYRETQKGSRRFKRIENRNGVFALLTDEERQQALQAYTAQSFLGSPQHNTLSSSGSGASAHAFPSPTSSSEHRTNMKRGPRKKLNEKYRLKYLRLRKAARAMIFENAALCDEVAHLEEKFLRAKEERRFLLKSLLQYQSLTEGDMLPTPSSSAHPPVPPAASTSGASGLSGGHSLASVVSTGEEGSLKKPKKERKERGKENGKEEFPKKMTKKRKLADGSRKLVQPIHLDSSGRPVFPIVLGGLTVYSLGEIITDRMLFHDECAIYPVGFCSTRVFASMKNPDQQCLYTCQIKDSGAGPQFEIVPEEDPQNAIVATSALTCHSNLLKVIASVSSKSVVPIMPSGADFFGFSHPTIQNLIQSCPGARKCSNYRWIRFEVCRPGDGQVPHSLSEDDASVNFEAYQRHQGFEESIKTEHITGQAPQSPSSSHQHHLTSPTINMKPSTSYFSS
- the tbrg1 gene encoding transforming growth factor beta regulator 1 isoform X2, whose product is MDSLNTFESEMEADGQGSYSLFPALDSIASLSGAAETLESEPPSDIAEKPNLTWLDAAQIVLEEAGRPMHIKEIKQRIIDRGLVQSNAKSSLEAVMYRETDEERQQALQAYTAQSFLGSPQHNTLSSSGSGASAHAFPSPTSSSEHRTNMKRGPRKKLNEKYRLKYLRLRKAARAMIFENAALCDEVAHLEEKFLRAKEERRFLLKSLLQYQSLTEGDMLPTPSSSAHPPVPPAASTSGASGLSGGHSLASVVSTGEEGSLKKPKKERKERGKENGKEEFPKKMTKKRKLADGSRKLVQPIHLDSSGRPVFPIVLGGLTVYSLGEIITDRMLFHDECAIYPVGFCSTRVFASMKNPDQQCLYTCQIKDSGAGPQFEIVPEEDPQNAIVATSALTCHSNLLKVIASVSSKSVVPIMPSGADFFGFSHPTIQNLIQSCPGARKCSNYRWIRFEVCRPGDGQVPHSLSEDDASVNFEAYQRHQGFEESIKTEHITGQAPQSPSSSHQHHLTSPTINMKPSTSYFSS